In Castanea sativa cultivar Marrone di Chiusa Pesio chromosome 6, ASM4071231v1, a single window of DNA contains:
- the LOC142639099 gene encoding pentatricopeptide repeat-containing protein At2g45350, chloroplastic, with product MLLCVNSHHQPWNSTLPTLTLLPNCKTSNDVNQIHARLLTTGFIRNDFLTTKIILNFISSPHAHLVEFARHVFFTRHAFRVRRKQEDPFLWNAVMKSYSHGREPKQALAMLCLMLENGVFVDKFTFSLVLKACSRVGLVKEGMQIHGLLKKMEFGLDVFLQNCLIWWYLRSGFVEIARQVFDRMPKRDSVSYNSMIDGYVKCGMIKSARNLFDCMPVEEKNLISWNSMISGFAQSKDGLDVAWELFEKMPARDLVSWNTMIDGCVKHGKIENAHRLFNQMPKRDVVSWANMIDGYAKLSSIDAARSLFDGMPERDVVACNAMMAGYVQNGYCMEAVKIFHDMLSKSEMLPDATTLLIVLSAIAQLGHIEKGISIHRYIEENGFSLNGKLGVALIDMYSKCGSIGNAKSVFENIEEKSIDHWNVMIGGLAIHGLGELAFDLFMEMEKLCVKPDDITFIGVLNACGHAGLVKEGLICFDLMRRVHKVEPKLQHYGCMIDIFGRSGQIEEARALIEEMPIEPNDVIWRTLLGACKNQENFNIGEPIANHLIRLDYNNPSSYVLLSNIYAGQGMWNEVSRVRMMMKERNLKKTPGCSWITLEGTVHEFFVHDKSHPQVTEIYSMLDSLWIPNSGASYCQS from the coding sequence ATGCTTCTCTGCGTAAACTCTCATCACCAGCCATGGAACTCAACTCTCCCAACTCTCACTCTCCTCCCAAATTGCAAAACTTCAAACGACGTGAATCAAATCCACGCAAGACTTTTAACAACTGGGTTTATCAGAAACGATTTTCTCACCACCAAAATCATCCTCAATTTCATTTCTTCACCGCACGCACATCTCGTTGAATTCGCTCGCCACGTCTTCTTTACGCGCCATGCTTTTCGAGTTCGTCGAAAACAAGAGGACCCTTTTCTTTGGAATGCGGTTATGAAGTCGTATTCTCATGGGCGTGAACCAAAACAAGCTTTGGCTATGCTTTGTTTGATGCTTGAGAATGGGGTTTTTGTTGACAAGTTTACCTTCTCTTTGGTTTTGAAAGCGTGTTCTCGGGTGGGTTTGGTGAAGGAAGGAATGCAGATTCATGGGTTGTTGAAGAAAATGGAATTTGGGTTGGATGTGTTTTTGCAGAATTGTTTGATTTGGTGGTATTTGAGAAGCGGGTTTGTGGAAATTGCTAGGCAAGTGTTTGATAGAATGCCAAAGAGGGACTCGGTTTCATATAATTCGATGATTGATGGGTATGTGAAGTGTGGCATGATTAAATCGGCACGTAATTTGTTTGATTGTATGCCGGTGGAGGAGAAGAATTTGATTTCTTGGAATTCAATGATTAGTGGGTTTGCACAATCTAAAGATGGGCTTGATGTTGCATGGGAGTTGTTTGAGAAAATGCCTGCTAGGGATTTGGTTTCATGGAACACAATGATTGATGGGTGTGTAAAGCATGGGAAGATAGAAAATGCTCATCGTTTGTTTAATCAGATGCCGAAAAGGGATGTGGTTAGTTGGGCAAATATGATAGATGGGTATGCAAAATTAAGTAGTATTGATGCAGCTAGGAGTTTATTTGATGGAATGCCAGAAAGGGATGTTGTTGCTTGTAATGCCATGATGGCTGGCTATGTTCAAAATGGTTATTGCATGGAAGCTGTAAAGATTTTTCATGATATGTTAAGTAAGAGTGAAATGCTACCTGATGCTACCACATTGTTGATTGTTCTTTCTGCAATTGCCCAATTAGGACACATTGAAAAGGGGATTTCCATCCATCGCTATATAGAGGAAAATGGGTTCTCTTTGAATGGAAAACTTGGTGTTGCTCTCATTGATATGTATTCTAAATGTGGCAGCATAGGGAATGCTAAGTCAGTCTTTGAgaatattgaagaaaaaagcATTGATCATTGGAATGTTATGATTGGTGGATTGGCCATTCATGGCTTGGGTGAATTGGCTTTTGATTTGTTCATGGAAATGGAGAAGCTTTGTGTAAAACCTGATGATATTACATTCATTGGAGTGTTAAATGCTTGTGGCCATGCTGGCTTAGTGAAGGAAGGGCTGATTTGTTTTGATCTTATGAGAAGAGTTCACAAGGTGGAACCAAAATTGCAACATTATGGATGCATGATTGACATTTTTGGCCGTTCAGGGCAAATAGAAGAAGCCAGGGCACTAATAGAGGAAATGCCCATCGAGCCAAATGATGTGATCTGGAGGACTTTGCTTGGTGCTTGTAAAAATCAGGAAAACTTCAATATTGGAGAGCCCATAGCTAACCACCTAATTAGGTTGGATTACAATAATCCAAGCTCATATGTACTTCTGTCTAATATTTATGCTGGTCAAGGTATGTGGAACGAAGTTAGTAGAGTTAGGATGAtgatgaaagaaagaaacctaAAGAAAACTCCTGGTTGCAGTTGGATTACACTTGAGGGAACTGTCCATGAGTTTTTTGTTCATGATAAGTCCCACCCTCAAGTTACAGAGATTTATTCAATGTTAGATAGTTTGTGGATTCCCAATTCAGGGGCCAGCTATTGTCAGAGTTGA
- the LOC142641316 gene encoding putative serine/threonine-protein kinase At1g01540, which yields MPLPLSFYFCLFFLFLFPSPSLSSLTELPTLMAVKASLDPQNKFLTSWTANTDPCSGSFEGVACNEQGLVANISLQGKGLSGTLPEALASLKSLTGLYLHFNALSGKIPKGISQLSQLSDLYLNVNNLSGGIPSEIGDMSNLQVLQLCYNKLTGSIPTQLGNLRRLSVLALQYNQLTGAIPASLGDLQMLTRLDLSFNSFFSSIPLRLVKPPILEVLDVRNNSLTGIVPSGLKRLNGGFQYKNNPGLCGVGFSDLNICKATDGLNPNRPEPFEPGSLSSKTLPESVPLKSDCSKTQCSKPSKSPQIGAILGAIGVIIALAVTGLSIFAWYRRRQQKIGSAFDTSDSRLSTDQVKEIHRKSVSPLISLEYSNGWDPISKGRSGFSQEVLESFMFNLEDVERATQCFSEVNLLGKGNFSSIYKGVLRDGSVVAVKCIAKTSCKSDEADFLKGLKIVTSLKHESLVRIRGFCCSKGRGECFLIYDFVPNGSLLEYLDVKGGSGKVLEWSTRVSIINGIAKGILYLHGNRGTKPAIVHQNISAEKVLIDGRYNPLLSDSGLHKLLADDIVFSTLKASAAMGYLAPEYTNTGRFTEKSDVYAFGMIVFQILTGKRIITQLTRHGAESSKFEDFVDVNLEGKFSELEAAKLGRIALLCTHDSPNQRPSMENVMQELSGPISSS from the exons ATGCCTCTTCCTCTCAGCTTCTACTTttgtctcttctttctcttcctctttccctCTCCTTCCCTTTCCTCACTCACTGAGCTTCCCACTCTCATGGCTGTAAAGGCCTCTCTGGACCCACAAAACAAGTTCTTGACTTCATGGACCGCAAACACTGATCCATGCAGTGGCTCTTTTGAAGGCGTGGCTTGCAACGAGCAAGGCCTTGTGGCCAATATCTCTCTGCAAGGGAAGGGACTCTCTGGTACATTACCTGAAGCCTTGGCTTCCCTCAAGAGCTTGACTGGGTTGTACTTGCACTTCAATGCTCTGTCTGGAAAAATACCAAAGGGGATTTCCCAGTTGTCTCAGCTCAGTGATTTGTATCTCAATGTGAATAATCTCTCTGGGGGGATTCCTTCAGAGATTGGTGACATGTCTAATCTTCAAG TTTTGCAGCTGTGTTACAACAAGTTGACTGGGAGCATACCAACACAGCTAGGAAATCTGAGGAGGCTTAGTGTTCTTGCTTTGCAATATAATCAATTGACTGGCGCAATCCCTGCAAGTTTGGGTGATTTGCAGATGTTAACAAGGTTGGATTTGAGCTTTAATAGCTTTTTCAGCTCTATTCCATTAAGATTAGTTAAGCCTCCCATCCTAGAAGTTCTTGATGTAAGAAACAACTCTCTCACAGGCATTGTCCCTTCAG GTTTGAAGAGACTGAATGGTGGATTCCAATATAAGAACAATCCAGGACTATGTGGAGTTGGGTTTTCTGACTTAAATATTTGCAAAGCTACTGATGGTCTAAACCCGAATAGACCAGAACCATTTGAACCTGGCAGTCTTTCTTCAAAAACTCTCCCAGAGTCAGTGCCCTTAAAGTCTGACTGCAGCAAAACCCAGTGttcaaaaccatcaaaatccCCTCAAATCGGTGCAATTTTGGGGGCGATTGGAGTTATTATTGCTTTGGCGGTTACTGGACTTTCCATATTTGCATGGTACCGTCGACGACAACAGAAAATTGGAAGTGCCTTTGACACTTCAGATAGCCGACTTAGTACTGATCAGGTTAAGGAAATCCATAGGAAGAGTGTGTCTCCTCTCATTAGTCTTGAGTACTCTAATGGATGGGATCCAATATCTAAAGGTCGAAGTGGGTTCTCTCAGGAAGTTCTTGAAAGCTTTATGTTCAATTTAGAGGACGTGGAGCGTGCAACTCAGTGCTTCTCAGAGGTGAATTTATTGGGGAAGGGCAATTTCTCTTCTATCTACAAAGGAGTCCTCAGAGATGGGTCTGTTGTTGCTGTAAAGTGCATTGCCAAAACAAGCTGTAAGTCAGATGAAGCTGATTTCCTCAAGGGTTTGAAGATAGTGACCTCATTGAAACATGAAAGTCTTGTTCGGATAAGAGGCTTCTGCTGTTCAAAAGGCAGGGGGGAGTGTTTTCTTATCTATGATTTTGTCCCAAATGGGAGTCTGTTGGAGTATCTTGACGTTAAGGGTGGCAGTGGAAAGGTTCTTGAATGGTCCACCAGAGTATCTATCATCAACGGCATTGCTAAAG GTATTTTGTATTTGCATGGGAATAGAGGAACCAAACCTGCTATAGTTCACCAGAATATATCAGCTGAGAAAGTGCTCATCGATGGACGGTATAATCCTTTGCTCTCAGATTCAGGCCTGCACAAACTTCTAGCAGATGACATTGTCTTCTCCACACTCAAGGCCAGTGCAGCCATGGGATACCTAGCTCCAGAATATACAAACACTGGTCGCTTCACTGAAAAGAGTGATGTATATGCATTTGGTATGATTGTATTCCAAATCCTCACTGGAAAACGTATAATTACCCAATTGACTCGCCATGGGGCAGAATCCAGCAAATTTGAAGATTTTGTTGACGTGAACCTAGAGGGAAAGTTCTCGGAATTAGAAGCAGCTAAACTTGGGAGAATCGCTTTGCTTTGCACCCATGATTCTCCTAACCAACGGCCGTCCATGGAAAATGTGATGCAAGAGCTCAGTGGACCTATTAGCAGCTCTTGA
- the LOC142638316 gene encoding small ribosomal subunit protein uS15-like, with protein sequence MGRMHSRGKGISASALPYKRTPPSWLKTSPQDVEENICKFAKKGLTPSQIGVILRDSHGIAQVKSVTGSKILRVLKAHGLAPEIPEDLYHLIKKAVSIRKHLERNRKDKDSKFRLILVESRIHRLARYYKKTKKLPPVWKYESTTASTLVA encoded by the exons ATGGGTCGTATGCACAGTAGAGG TAAGGGTATTTCGGCTTCGGCTCTTCCTTACAAGAGGACCCCACCCAGTTGGCTGAAGACTTCTCCTCAGGAT GTTGAGGAGAATATCTGCAAGTTTGCCAAGAAGGGTCTGACACCATCTCAAATTGGTGTTATTCTTCGTGATTCTCATGGGATTGCACAAGTGAAGAGTGTTACTGGGAGTAAGATTTTGCGTGTATTGAAGGCCCATG GGCTTGCTCCGGAAATTCCTGAGGATCTGTACCATCTCATCAAGAAAGCAGTCTCAATAAGGAAGCATTTGGAGAGGAATAGAAAGGATAAAGATTCTAAGTTTCGGTTGATTCTGGTTGAGAGCAGGATTCATCGCCTTGCTCGCTACTACAAGAAGACAAAGAAGCTTCCACCTGTATGGAAATA TGAATCTACCACCGCCAGCACTCTTGTGGCTTAA